The Antechinus flavipes isolate AdamAnt ecotype Samford, QLD, Australia chromosome 4, AdamAnt_v2, whole genome shotgun sequence genomic interval TCTCATTGAATCTTCACAAAGGCTGTGAGGTAGTTGCTGttgaaaaaacagaaacaaacagaatttgtgacttgcccaacatcatgcAACTAAGGAATgtcaggttggatttgaattcaggttttcctgaatttttATTAGTTTCATCACATATACCCCTTTGTGGGCAAATGAATAATAAAGTAATACCATTTTCTTGTGAGTTTGTGTGTGCTGCTGGAGCAGTATCTCTTGTTATCTGGGATAATTACCAAGTGCATATCCAGCCTAAAGCCAGTATCatacccattttactgatgaagaaactgaggtttagataAGTGACTGGTTCATGATCTCACAACTGGTAAAGagtgaaaatagaaattgaaccTAGGGAGTTCCTTCCCTTGCACCATCCTCTTAAGAGTGATCTGACATGACCCCCAAAGGAAGAAGTAGGAGTGACATTTAGAGTAAAAATCAAGAGGATCTATACAACTATCCTAtctcttccccattttcttcctaTGAATAGAGAAAGTCAGTAGGAAAAATTTTTTCCAATAGAATGTACACTCTTTGAggcttgggattttttttttattagtactTCATACttgttgaattattattttttttctgatcatattctttccCTTAGCATAGGTTTTCCCTGGATATCTGGGCTTCTAATGGGAGGCATGAAGTCCAGAAATGGCCAGAATCTGCTGAAGGAGGAGTCCTTGGAAAGACAGGAAGTGGGTAGTGGTGTTTTGGGAAGAAAAGGCAGAAAGCAGCCACAGAGCAGTATCAGGACAACTCTCTAGGATGGAACTGGGATACAGGAGAGGGTGGATGTGGAATAGCAGTACAGGTGAGTGAAAAGCtggatggggaggggagaagagggcatTTTCTGTGTCCCTAAAAACCCCTTCCAGTGCTTTCTTTCAAATATAGTAGAATCAGAAAGATAGAGAGGTTGGGGCAGGGGGAAAGGGAGACTGGTTAAACCTAATCCTTTGATTGTCATCATCTCCTAAACCACAGGATGCTGGAGAGTTAAAGTTacattccaatttattttaaGATAGGAGACAGTGGCCTGGCTGAAACCCAAGGAAAGGGCTCTCAAACTTATTCTGGAAGACCAGTTTCCTGGGAGTTAGATCTTGTCTGCCTCCTGGAGATGCTCCGTGTGGATGGAAGCTAAAACAGCACCTGAATAGGGGCATCGTTTTTAGTTTGGATTGAGCAATTTGAGACACCAGAATAAGGTCTCCTCATGTCTCTAgatcttctttctattccttttcaaATGCTTTGAGAATAATTGCTCCAGTTTAATTGGGATCCCGATGataattttccccttctccacgAAAAGGTTGACTTGATTTTGGTTGATTTTTTATGTCCAGGAAATGGGTCAGGTCTGAGGTTCAAAAAAACCTCTTTGGCTAATCCACTGGCCAGCAGTGTGACcgtggacaagtcactgaacctcaatttcctcctttgtccAACAGacaataatatttgcattattcTTCGTTCTGGAAAAGGACcttgatatcagggaggtgataccctgacgtacaagtgaattggatttaagcgagggagggctgtgcaaggtcatctgcctcactttcccctccagcgTCATCTGGGTCGGTGGCCAGAGAGAGATCAAGGTGACTGGAGAAGGGCCTGGATACACTGAGTGGAGGAAAGCACTTTTTAAACCTCAGCTCTTTCCTAAGGACCTATAATTTTGGAAAATCTGTGTATCATCCAATAGCATTGGAGAGACAAAATCCTTCCCCAAATCTTTAGTCGTGAGTATTACGCTCCTCCTTTTACCCGCCTCTTTGGTAAATGAAGATCATCTGTGGAATGAACCATTGTAGGATGGGGGGAATTGAATTTTGTTTCAGTATATTGGCATAAAACACCGATAATTACAATgtttataaaaacaattattaatctagaaattttaattaaatattttaaatgtatatagaaTGTTAAAGAGGAGTAACTAAGAATTTAATTCGGGAAGTTTTTATATACTTCTCCTACGGACCAAATGAGAATGTTCATGCTTTCCCTCTTCCGACAAGGGAGGCGGAGTCAGGGAAGTGGAGTGTTCCAGGGCGGGGTTGGTTGGCTCAAGGGAGAAAGGATGGGGGGAATTTTTCGAAGAGAAGGCTTTCGGTTAGGATAATATCTTTTGCTTACTCGTGAACTAATTCTCGTCCTTCTGTTTAATTAATGTGTGGATTTGGGAGCCTAGGATCCTAGGTTTCGGACAAGAAGGGGAGGAAATCgctcctttattctttctccacCCTACCCCCCCGCTTGGTTGAGTCTTTTTCTCCCCACGTGTTCCTAACGTGAGGTAGGCCGGTCTGGACAGTTTACCTGGTCCAGGTTGAGAATTGGGGGCGTCTCATGGCGCCGAGGGATGGGTCTCCGCGGCTGGTGCTCCTGTTTAGCGGCAAGAGGAAGTCCGGAAAGGACTTCTTGACGGATGAATTGCGGAGCAGGTAGTCAGGAGGAGAGGGTGGAAGAGACGTCAGCTTTAGGGCAGATGCAGGGTCCATTTGGGGAGGAACCCGGGTGTTTGACGTCTCTTGCTGGGTGGGTGGAAGAGGGTTGAGGGGTCTTTGCTTACGTGATGCATTGTGTGGCACGGACCTTCTCCCCCGGAACTTAAGTACTCTGTATACTGCTGTCACTATCAGTTCCTAATGCCCATAGCCCCTCGACTTGCGCACCAGAGAAATCTCCCCCAAAATAGAGACagtgaagaaaaacaaaccacTATGCCATTGTATCTGACAGTGTATGTAGCGTTACGCACATGTTGTCCACCACCTTTCGGCAGATCAGAAGGTAGTGTACATTATGATTGGCACCTGGAACTAGTCTTTGGAATCTTTGTTAATCAATGCTTATTTAATTGAATGAAACCAAAGTGTAGGCGCCAAAGAAATGATGCTACCTAACCGAACAAGGGGTTTAGGCTTTTTAGGATCGTAGAATTTAGAgccgggagggagggagagatcaGTGCCTCATCTGTCTTATTGTaaccaatgaagaaactgaggggtgacttgcctagtatcacaCAGGAATtgagtggcagagctgggattagaaTGTAaggcttctgactccaaatttaatcAGTCTCTTTGCTTCACACCAGCTATGTCgaatttaaaagaaagggggaCTCTAATCTGTCCATAGGGATCCCTGTGAATTGCATATTGGCTTAGTTTTAAAATGCCATATTATCcgtgttgtatttttattttgtagcaTATTTAATTTGGTTGGGGTAGTACTTGGTGACAGCCATCAAGTTTGGTATCTCATCATCTACAGAATACTAGTGTTTTTCCCCACTTGCTTTTTCTTGATGCCTGCTGGGTGGTGCAAGTGAATATCTctagaagacctgtgttcaaatcctgcctcagacacttattggctccATGATGATGCGGGGCGAGTCATTTCATTTCtactgacctcagtttcctcatctgtaaaaacttCTTaagttgttgtgagcatcaaatgccTTAAATTAAGGGCAAGGTAATGTACCTTGCAAagttagaaatggaaaatgaataccttgtaattttaaacattttgattaACTTGCATGCCTATTGAGGGTGGGGAATAGGAACCTGTGGAGTAGGTTCAGGACAACAGGTAAGGGAGAGACAGGAGTTTTTTTGAATGGCAGGATTGATGGAAATGCCTTAGGCTGGTTGCTTAATATTGAAAGGAGATTGGTTTTGGGGGAGAATCATGGGTAGGGCTCTGTAGTTCAATGTTCTGTTCTTTCCATATTCCGGAGTACTCTCAACTTTTCCTGCCAGAGCAATCTCAGCCAAAAAATGACTGATCTCCACAAGGGTGCTTGTTGTTGGACAGAGACCTAATAGTCTTGTGCCTATAGaactataataataaatgctCCATGATGTGAAACGATTTGTGGAGAGATttgttatgtatgtgtatatatatctataactcACATCTCTTTATATGCAtacttatgtataaatatatagatatttatatctttttatatgcaattatataactataactataatcTCCATCAGTGTAGAGAGAATGAACTGAATCTGTGACTATCATCTTCCTGTGGAAACTTTTGGACTAGAAACTTTTTTTCACCCAGACATTTAGTAACTCCTTATAACTTAAAATCTTATTAGTGAATAATTGCCTGGGGCATTGAGACATTGAGGGATTTCCCCTTGTTCACATAGGGAGTATGTTTCACTGATAGGACTTAGACTAGATCTTACTAACTCCCTATAAGCCCTCTAGATCCACAGTGCTATAGGCATTCATTCTTCAtgtcttaattattttaattcattcattaattaactttgctgaggcagttggggttaagtgacttgcccagggtcacactgctaggaagtattaagtgtctaaggtcacttttgaactcaggtcttcctaactttagggctAATGCGCTATTCACCAGGTTACCTAGCTGCTCcatcttaggttttttttttttttttttttgggaatgtttttctgaaatttcagttttattttttttattattttttaaaataattttttattgatagaacccatgccagggtaattttttacagcattatcccttgcactcacttctgttccgatttttcccctccctcccttcatccccctcccccagatggcaagcagtcctttacatattgaataggttacagtatatcctagatacaatatttgtgtgcagaaccagttttcttgttgcacggggagaattggattcagaaggtataaataacctgggaagaaaaacaaaaatgcaagtagtttatattcatttcccagtgttctttctttgggtgtagctgtttctgtccatccttgatcaattggaactgaattagctctctttatcgaagagatccacttccatcagaatacatcctcaaacagtatcgttgttgagatatataatgatctcctggttctgctcatttcacttagcatcagttcatgtaagtctcaccagtcctctctgtattcatcctgctgatcattccttacagaacaataatattccataacattcatatgctacaatttacccagccattctccaattgatgggcatccattcattttccagtttctagccactacaaacagggctgccacaaacattttggcacatacaggtccctttcccttctttagtatctctttggggtataagcccaatcatcttagttatttttaaaaaaatgttttttgactcCTGGTGATGTTGAAGGATGCCATGGATCATTCATTCTTCATGTCttagatattaaaatatatatatatatatatatatatatatatatgtttcttgaTTCTTACTGAAGATCTTGAAGGAGGTGTTCATACTTTGTATAGGAGTAGactagggcagctaagtgggatAGTGGGATAGGCCGGTCTGGACAGTTTACCTGGACCAGGTTGGGAATTGGGGGCAGTTCATGGCTTCAAGGGCTAGTCTCCAAGGCTGATATCAGCTCCTGTTTAGTAGCCCAGGAAGGACTTCTGACTAAAGTGTGGAGCAGGCAGGGGAAGGTAGAAGAGATGTCAGATTTAAGGTGGTGGTTGGAGGTGCAGGACCcaggaatcagaaggacctgggttcaaagctggccttagacattttctaactgtgtgatcctgggcaagtcacttaaccctgtttgccttagtttcctcatctgtcaaatgagctggtgaaggaaatgaccaaactacttcagtatctttgccaagaaaaccccaaaagggtcatgaagagttggataagTGAAACAgttcaataacaacaaagaaattgGACTAACTGGATTCTGCCATCTCTTCCAACTCTTCTTAAGTCTTTATagttgatatatttatatacctgaGGTCATGTAAAAAATTTCTCAGCATAAGGAATCCCAAGTGGAAAAGGTTTAATTCCTATTTTAGAGGAGGAAATGAAAGGGGAAGTAGGTTGCTCAGTAAAtcagcaacaaacatttattaagtgccttctgtgtgccaggcactgtgctaaatgctgcagattcaaagaaaggcaaaggacagTGCCTTGGagaagctcacagtttaatgaggGAGAAGACAAATTATGGGATAAACTGGAATTAGTTAACAGAGAATTAAGGAGATTTGGGACAGGAGTattatagaaggtaggattttagttggtaTTTGGAAGGAACTCAGGGGGttaagatgaggaaagagaacattCTAAGTAGGGGGACCATCAGAGAACCACCCAGAGCAGAGAGATGGAGATTGTTCCTGGAGCAGCCAGGAGGCCTATGTCACTGAATCATAGAGTACTTGGAAGAGGTGTCCAATGATGCCAGAAGACTAGAAAGTGGGAGTTGAGGGAGGGATAGGTTAGGAAGAGTTTGAACACCAAAAAGAGGATTGAGGATTTAATCTTAGAGgcggtaatagggagccactgaagtttattgagtaagagGGGATAACCTGGTCTGAtctcactttaggaaaattactttgttgattgattggaggATAGGGTGGGGAAAGAGTTGAGGCAGGCGAGCCCACCAGCAGGCAGGCTATTGTGGTCATCCAGACCCGGCAATCCTAAGGTCCTGCCCCCAGGATGCTGGCAAAGACTTAAATCAGAGTCTGGCTTCCTCCTTCCCTGTCTAGTGCATTAAGTCCAGAAAGCTTGTGTTTGAAGCAGGAAACCCCTCATTTTGATGAGAGAGTCCTTAGGAAAACGCATTCATGGTTTCCCACAGTGACTTGTCACCATTTCGCACAGCTCTCCCGGACAGGacgattttctttttctccagccCGATTCCGTCACGCTGATGAGGTGGCTGGGGGAGCCGTGGGCTCTCCGGCTTGTGGGAAGTCTGTTGGGTGGCTCTTGCCAGAGTAACTGAGGCTGCCAGAGGGGAGTGGCAGGTGCTGGGCTGTCCTCGCGTACAAGTGTTGGCTTGAAGGTGGAGCAGAACACTGGGTGGGGGAGCAGGTCTCCGTGAGCTAACTCGGGTCTGGCCTGGGGGGTATCTTCCCATCCCACAGGCTGGGGGCGGACGTGTGTGCTGTGCTTCGGCTCTCTGGACCCCTCAAGGAGCAATACGCCCAGGTATGTCATGAGACAGCTGGATCTGTGCCCCCCTTGGTAATTAATGCTTATTTGCAGGTAAGCTGTAACTTGTCTTACGCCCCAGACTGGCTTCTGCCTGCCCTAGCCCACTTGTGGGCGCTACTTTTGGTAAAACAGGCTTTTAAGTCAACTcagcaagcatttagtaagcattttctgtgtgccaggccctgtgctaagcactgggaatactgATACTAGCAGAAAGACGGTCCCTGTTCTTGAAGAACTTCATTCTAATGGTGAGAAGACAATATATAGAAGGTAGCTGGAAAGGGGCACAGGATGGAGAAGCCTGGAGAATTCAGAGTGCAGACCAGAGAGGAATGAAACCTTACTCACAAAGCTCCAGTGGcttcccttccccactccccaagtggatgtaagcttcttgggagcagagactattttattgttgtttttgtatcTTTCATAGAACCTGGCATATAATTACTCTAATAAATACTCTGTGAACTGAACTCTCTCTCTTGGCTCTGCTAGATTATTCAGAGTTCCCAAATATACCTGCTACTTTCCTGCTCCCATAACTTTGCTTATTCCATTGCCCTCCTCCAGGCCTCTGCctactcttattttacagatggggaaactgaggctggcgcactgggcctggagtcaggaacacctgaattcaaatccagcctcagaaggaaatggcaaatcatcccaGAATCTTTACCAGGAAAACCCTAACTGGGCTCACaaagggtcagacatgactgaaatgactggtTGACAACAAGGGTTGGGGAGGCTGCTGGTTAGCTATCGGTATACCCCACCCCAAgagggcagccctttttgttagAAGGGCAGTCTGCTAGAATAGGGCTTCTTAAAGTTTTCCCACTCACGACTCCTTTTTCCCCAAGTTATTTTTGTATCACaccagatatatagatatataaaaaaggcACACCAATCAAACACTTATCGATGATAAATCATCATCTCACGATCCCCAGGTTCAGTTAAGTGACCCCATATGAGGTTACAAACCATAGTCTGAGCACTTGGGATTCTAGAGCCACAAAATACGGGTGGCTTTCGGGAGCAGTTCTTCCCTCTCCTCCGGCTGAGCCTGCTGCAGGAGCTGCAAGGGGCCTTGGGGAGGTCTGCTCAGACCCCTCTCAGGTTACATACCGAGTCTGCAGCTCTGACTTGGCGCCCCTCCCCCCTTGCAGTTCCCCAGTGACTTAGGGCTCCAATCCAGGCCCTCACCTCCTCACAGGACACGCTTTCCAGACCTTCACGGCCGGATGCCCTTTCACGGGGGCCCCAGACCATCAGTTTCCCTTTCAGAATGTGCCCCTGGAATGGGACCTGGACTCCAGGTGTGGCCTGTCTGGCACATGCCCAGAATCAGCAGGACCAGGGGAAGGGCCTTGCCAGGGTCTGGATGCAGATCTCGGGGGTCCTTTCTGCGAGTCCCTGGGCGGGAGTAGGATGGGCCTGGCTTTGGCCgctgatgatggtggtggtggccCCGATTCCTCAGCTTTAAAATGGAGGAGTTGGACTAGGGCACAGAGGGCCCTCCCGCCCCGGCGTCCGGCCTTGTCTGGCCAGCGGCTCCTTTGGAAGGCCTCCCCGTGTCCCAAGCTACAATGTAGGAGTCCTTGGAGGACCCAGGGCTTGGAGGAGCTGGATGGGAGGGCCCCAGGCACAATCTTTTCCCATTCTCATGCATTCAGGGAAAGGAAACTTATTCCCCAAATAATTGGGGAAGATGGATCACAGGATGTGTGTGTTTAATTCAGGCTTTCCCCAGACAAATGGAAATGGAGGGGAGTGTCCTGGGGccagggggaagggagggaatgatCACCTCTCCTCACAGCCGAGCCGGAGTGACCTCTGGGGTGAGTGACCTGTTTTTGACTTGTTTTGAGCAGGAGCATGGACTGGACTTTCAGCGACTCCTTGATGCCAGCAGCTACAAGGAGGCCTTTCGGGAGGACATGATCCgctggggagaggagaagaggaagagggaccCGGGCTTCTTCTGCAGGAAGATTGTGGAGGGGGTCCCCCAGCCTGTCTGGGTAAGGGCCTTTGTGAAAGTGGTTTTTCTGTGGGCCTTGCACACCCAGCCTTggccctttcctcctcctcctcccccctccccctgcacCCCCTGTCCCCATCCCTGGAGCCCAGAGTGGTTGAAAGCAGCAGGTCCCTCCTGAGGCAGAAACTGCATCTCCTCCTTCCTCTGGACCCTCCCCCTTCCTGCTTATGTACGTTCTGTGGAGCCAGAGCCCAGGAGGGCCACACACAGTCAACTCTGGTGGGATTTACTGAAAACCCGCTGTTGCCCAGCAACAATAATTAGCATTACATGggctttagggtttgcaaagtgctttacatgtatcatctcatttaattctcacaactcCCCTATGAGGGAGGTacagttattatccccattttacagatgaggaaaaccgAGGCCCAAGGTCACTCAacaagtaagcatctaaggcaggattcaaactcagacaGAGGATAATCACTGTTCATTCGTTCACTTGTGATTCTCTGTGTCTCCATGGGAAGGTAGCATGCCAGATCTCCCCTTTGCCTTGAAGTCTGTCCATGCTCATGTTTGTGCTTTTACACCATTATCCATCTCAGCCTatacctttcccttctccttttgccttcagtctttccctACATCTGGACCTTTTCCTCCGAGTCctttcttctcattatgtggccagagtaatttaaacttcagcttctgggTTTGTTCTCCCTTATAACAGCATTTCCATAAGCCAATTAAGGTTTCCAAAGCCTTTTACTTATGTTATTTGACTTGATCCTTACCATTGCTCTGTGAAGTAGAGGCTATTGTTAGCACCATTTTTTACGGACTAGGAAACAGAGACTGCCGGAGATTacatgggttttttaaaaattagattccCTTAGTTCTCTCTGCATGTAATCCTCTGTTTTAGACACAGTGCGCAGCAGTGGGTTCCGTCTGGGGTCAGACACCTTAACCAAGGCTGGGATGAACAGAACCCTGGGATAGGGGCACGGGCCTACTGAGGCTATTTATCAAACCCACTTCAGGGTCCCAGTTGACCATAAGCAcctccagggtcacagagctagttacTGTCTAAGGctggacttgaatccaagtcttgtGCTTTGTCCCCAATAATGCGCGCTTCTCTTTCAATTAAGAAGGGACGTCGGGGGGAAAATGTGAGCTGGGGACAGAGTTTGGGACAGATTACAGGGTCCTGGATCAACAGCTTCCAGGGCACTCAGAGGCGGTCCTATCCAGCTCTCTTTCAATATATAGAACtgctgaggcccagggaagttaaACAGctttcagggtcacacatctgcTGAGTGGTGGAGGCGAGATTTGAACCTGTGCCCTCTGACTCCAGAATCGGTGTTTTTTCCCTACCGTAGCACATTTACACTTGAAGGTCCCAGGCTGTGCCTAATTTATGGATCTCTGCCTTTTGGGGGGGAAATGGTTCTATGTTATAATGGTTAGTTCTTTGGTCTGTAAATTCagttcttgtgtgtgtgtatgatttcaCTGGGAGAGGGAGCACTCAGTGAAGAAACTCCTTCTTCCAGTGCAGTTAGGCAGGCAGATTGACACACGTCCTGTTATCTTGGACACTGATTGAGGCCTGGAAAAGTTGCCATGAATTGTCCGGGCTCATGTAGCCAGCCTGTGTCAGGGGCaggtcttgaattcaaatctattccTGACTTGGAGGCTGTGTACGCCACGATGCTTGTTGTTGCACCTTATCCTGTAAAATCTGAATTTTCTAGCTGTGATGACTAGTAGTACATCTATTAGTCATGAGTACTGTACTAATAGTACAGTAATAATAAGGAAGCTTAACTGTCAACTGGACCACAACTGGCCTCTAACCTGTAGGTAACCGGAGCCAAACATGCAGAGCAGGTTAGAGTCAGTAGAGTCAGGACACAAACACAAAATGATGTTTGCAAACAAAAGCCCCTCCTCTCCTAAGAAGAAGAGCTTAACGTGCCGCATGAAAGGAGGTCTTATATATCACAAATGGGCCAGATTGCGACACATTCATTTTTAGGTCTTGAGTTACTGTTCCCACAGGTTCTGTGAGAACAGTATTGTTTGAGGTCTAGAGGGTCGTGCCCACCCTATAGGGCACAGAACCAGAATTGTGTGATGGGAGCAGAAGTGCTGTACCTCTCAGTGACAAGGAACAGGGATTGTGAACACATGATGGATGACCCTGGGAAAAAAGGGGAACTAAATCCCTCAGTGAACACCTGTTGCTGGTCCAAGCAATGCACTTTGCCAGAGAGTAATATCATCCTGGGTGCAGAGGATTATTGTTAGGCCAAGCTCGGGACGCAGCCTGTTTCCTAGGGCTTAGCTCTGGGAAACAGGGTATCTccaaaacaggtttttttttttttttaaataaataatagccttttattttcttcttttaaaaaaaatagctttttattttcaaaatatatgcaaagatagttttcaatattcacccttgcaaaaccttgtattccaaatttttctccctcccttccccccaccctctcccccagacaacaaacaatccaatatatgttaaacacgtatggtttttctctatacatatttccacatttatcatgctctacaagaaaaatcagatcaagaaggaaaaaaaagagaaagaaaacaaaaagcaaacaaataataacaacaaaaaaggtgaaaatactaagctttgattcacattcagtccccatagttctctctttggatgcagatggctctttctatcataagaccattggaactgaactgagtcacttcattattgaagagagccacgtccatcagttAATCagcacataatcttcttgttgctgtgtacaatgatctcttgattctactcacttcactcagcatcagttcatgtaagtctctctaggcctttctgaaatcatcttgctaattatttcttatagaacaataatattccataacattcatataccataatttattcagtcattctccaactgatgggcatccgctcggtttccagttctttgctattgcaaaaagggctgccacaaacatttttgcacatgtgggtccctttccttcctttaagatctctgagATACAagccagtaaaaacactgctgcatcaaagggtatgccagtttgataaccctttgggcataattccaaattgctctccagaatggttggatcagttcacaactccaccaacaatgtattagtaccTCCAAAATATTTGGCAactgagaaagggaaaagagttaTAGGACCATAACATCTAGGGGATGGTCCATTCAAGTGAAAGTTTAAGAATGGGAGACGTGGGTATATTTGTAGGCAGCAGGGAAAGAAccagtagaaagg includes:
- the PMVK gene encoding phosphomevalonate kinase isoform X2, which translates into the protein MAPRDGSPRLVLLFSGKRKSGKDFLTDELRSRLGADVCAVLRLSGPLKEQYAQEHGLDFQRLLDASSYKEAFREDMIRWGEEKRKRDPGFFCRKIVEGVPQPVWLVSDARRVSDIEWFQSSFGDVTQLVRVVASEESRRQRGWVFTAGVDDAESECGLDHYGAFDWVIENHGDDHKLEQQLGKLVDYIHSKLQPSECEGRIEGS
- the PMVK gene encoding phosphomevalonate kinase isoform X1, whose product is MAPRDGSPRLVLLFSGKRKSGKDFLTDELRSRLGADVCAVLRLSGPLKEQYAQEHGLDFQRLLDASSYKEAFREDMIRWGEEKRKRDPGFFCRKIVEGVPQPVWQLVSDARRVSDIEWFQSSFGDVTQLVRVVASEESRRQRGWVFTAGVDDAESECGLDHYGAFDWVIENHGDDHKLEQQLGKLVDYIHSKLQPSECEGRIEGS